A section of the Maniola jurtina chromosome 28, ilManJurt1.1, whole genome shotgun sequence genome encodes:
- the LOC123879416 gene encoding oocyte zinc finger protein XlCOF6.1-like, translating into MKTHTVDNWFSCDLYHSLFTQSNILTKRMRQDTLFLWLMTKDATSLKKHSQKQRDRAAEKQELPSCNVCQTQFKYKSDLAVHMRTHTREKPCCDLCQKEFTRKVHLIRHTKARTCLKTFSCDLCQKKYTSRRNLNGHMRTHTGQKAYSCDICRKKFTQSGSLGRHIRIHTGDKPYSCHICQKKYIQKGNFNTHIRTHTGVKLFSCGLCPKTFNEKSYLNKHMSIHTGVKAFCCDVCRKKFARRSTLTCHMSTHAGEKRYSCDLCEKKFTQKRYIDTHMRTHTGVNLFSCDLCQKKFAQKINLIRHIITHTGVKPFCCDICRKKFARKSILTCHMSTHTGVKPFCCDICLKKFTRKNNLNRHFMETHTGEKLCCDICQKKFTRKVYLIKHMKNHTS; encoded by the exons ATGAAGACTCACACTGTAGACAACTGGTTTTCTTGTGACCTTTATCACAGTCTATTTACGCAAAGCAATATTTTAACAAAGCGCATGAGACAAGATACACTATTCTTGTGGCTTATGACAAAAG ATGCCACTTCGCTGAAGAAACATTCGCAGAAGCAACGCGATAGAGCTGCCGAGAAACAGGAACTTCCCTCTTGCAATGTTTGCCAGacacaatttaaatataaaagtgatTTAGCTgtccacatgaggactcacactagAGAGAAACCGTGTTGTGACCTATGCCAGAAAGAATTTACACGAAAAGTTCATTTGATTAGGCATACGAAAGCACGTACGTGTTTAAAAACTTTCTCTTGTGACTTatgtcagaaaaaatatacATCTAGAAGAAATTTAAAtgggcacatgaggactcacactggacAAAAAGCATATTCTTGTGACATTTGTCGTAAGAAATTTACTCAAAGCGGTAGCTTAGGTAGGCACATAAGAATTCACACTGGAGATAAACCATACTCTTGTCACATTTGTCAGAAGaaatatatacaaaaaggaAACTTTAATACGCACATTAGGACTCACACTGGTGTGAAATTATTCTCTTGTGGCCTTTGCCCGAAAACATTTAAcgaaaaaagttatttaaataaacatatgaGTATTCATACTGGTGTGAAAGCTTTTTGTTGTGACGTTTGTCGGAAGAAATTTGCACGAAGAAGTACCTTAACTTGTCACATGAGTACTCACGCGGGAGAGAAACGATATTCTTGTGACCTGTGTGAGAAGAAATTTACACAAAAAAGATACATTGATacgcacatgaggactcacactggtgtGAACTTATTCTCTTGTGACCTTTGTCAGAAGAAATTTgcacaaaaaattaatttaattagacATATAATCACTCACACGGGTGTGAAACCTTTTTGTTGTGACATTTGTCGGAAGAAATTTGCACGAAAAAGTATCTTAACTTGTCACATGAGTACTCACACTGGTGTGAAACCTTTTTGTTGTGACATTTGTCTGAAGAAAtttacacgaaaaaataatttaaatagacATTTTATGGAGACTCATACTGGAGAGAAATTGTGTTGTGATATATGTCAGAAGAAATTTACacgaaaagtttatttgattaagCATATGAAAAATCATACGAGCTGA